One window of the Bubalus bubalis isolate 160015118507 breed Murrah chromosome 8, NDDB_SH_1, whole genome shotgun sequence genome contains the following:
- the SNX10 gene encoding sorting nexin-10 isoform X4, which translates to MRYVFIQLPELPSKNLFFNMNNRQHVDQRRQGLEDFLRKVLQNALLLSDSSLHLFLQSHLNSEDIEACVSGQTKYSVEEAIHKFALMNRRFPEEEEGKKENDIDYDSESSSSGFGHSSDDSSSHGCKMSTAPQES; encoded by the exons ATGAGATATGTATTCAT aCAACTGCCAGAACTTCCATCTAAAAACCTGTTTTTCAACATGAACAATCGCCAGCATGTAGATCAGCGCCGTCAGGGTTTGGAAGATTTCCTCAGAAA gGTTCTACAGAATGCACTTCTGCTTTCAGATAGCAGCCTTCACCTCTTCCTGCAAAGTCATCTGAATTCAGAAGACATCGAGGCATGTGTTTCTGGGCAGACTAAGTACTCTGTAGAAGAAGCAATTCACAAGTTTGCCTTGATGAACAGACGTTTCcctgaagaagaggaaggaaaaaaagaaaacgatATAGATTATGATTCAGAAAG ttcATCCTCTGGGTTTGGACATAGTAGTGATGACAGCAGTTCGCACGGATGTAAGATGAGCACAGCTCCGCAGGAAtcctga
- the SNX10 gene encoding sorting nexin-10 isoform X2, with translation MSRKLRQDSGKGRFMPCPRTSLLINVTPAVFMDAMLTNSMCFTMKTSCVRRRYREFVWLRQRLQSNALLVQLPELPSKNLFFNMNNRQHVDQRRQGLEDFLRKVLQNALLLSDSSLHLFLQSHLNSEDIEACVSGQTKYSVEEAIHKFALMNRRFPEEEEGKKENDIDYDSESSSSGFGHSSDDSSSHGCKMSTAPQES, from the exons ATGAGCAGGAAGCTACGTCAGGACTCAGGGAAAGGCAGGTTCATGCCTTGCCCCAGGACATCACTGCTCATTAATGTCACCCCAGCTGTCTTCATGGATGCTATGTTG aCCAATAGTATGTGTTTTACAATGAAAACATCCTGTGTGAGAAGAAGGTATAGAGAATTTGTGTGGCTGAGGCAGAGACTCCAAAGTAATGCATTACTGGT aCAACTGCCAGAACTTCCATCTAAAAACCTGTTTTTCAACATGAACAATCGCCAGCATGTAGATCAGCGCCGTCAGGGTTTGGAAGATTTCCTCAGAAA gGTTCTACAGAATGCACTTCTGCTTTCAGATAGCAGCCTTCACCTCTTCCTGCAAAGTCATCTGAATTCAGAAGACATCGAGGCATGTGTTTCTGGGCAGACTAAGTACTCTGTAGAAGAAGCAATTCACAAGTTTGCCTTGATGAACAGACGTTTCcctgaagaagaggaaggaaaaaaagaaaacgatATAGATTATGATTCAGAAAG ttcATCCTCTGGGTTTGGACATAGTAGTGATGACAGCAGTTCGCACGGATGTAAGATGAGCACAGCTCCGCAGGAAtcctga
- the SNX10 gene encoding sorting nexin-10 isoform X3: protein MQRNEEFVSVWVRDPRIQKEDFWHSYIDYEICIHTNSMCFTMKTSCVRRRYREFVWLRQRLQSNALLVQLPELPSKNLFFNMNNRQHVDQRRQGLEDFLRKVLQNALLLSDSSLHLFLQSHLNSEDIEACVSGQTKYSVEEAIHKFALMNRRFPEEEEGKKENDIDYDSESSSSGFGHSSDDSSSHGCKMSTAPQES, encoded by the exons ATGCAGAGAAATGAA GAATTTGTAAGTGTCTGGGTTCGAGATCCTAGGATTCAGAAGGAGGACTTCTGGCACTCTTATATCGACTATGAGATATGTATTCAT aCCAATAGTATGTGTTTTACAATGAAAACATCCTGTGTGAGAAGAAGGTATAGAGAATTTGTGTGGCTGAGGCAGAGACTCCAAAGTAATGCATTACTGGT aCAACTGCCAGAACTTCCATCTAAAAACCTGTTTTTCAACATGAACAATCGCCAGCATGTAGATCAGCGCCGTCAGGGTTTGGAAGATTTCCTCAGAAA gGTTCTACAGAATGCACTTCTGCTTTCAGATAGCAGCCTTCACCTCTTCCTGCAAAGTCATCTGAATTCAGAAGACATCGAGGCATGTGTTTCTGGGCAGACTAAGTACTCTGTAGAAGAAGCAATTCACAAGTTTGCCTTGATGAACAGACGTTTCcctgaagaagaggaaggaaaaaaagaaaacgatATAGATTATGATTCAGAAAG ttcATCCTCTGGGTTTGGACATAGTAGTGATGACAGCAGTTCGCACGGATGTAAGATGAGCACAGCTCCGCAGGAAtcctga
- the SNX10 gene encoding sorting nexin-10 isoform X1 — MFPEQQKEEFVSVWVRDPRIQKEDFWHSYIDYEICIHTNSMCFTMKTSCVRRRYREFVWLRQRLQSNALLVQLPELPSKNLFFNMNNRQHVDQRRQGLEDFLRKVLQNALLLSDSSLHLFLQSHLNSEDIEACVSGQTKYSVEEAIHKFALMNRRFPEEEEGKKENDIDYDSESSSSGFGHSSDDSSSHGCKMSTAPQES; from the exons GAATTTGTAAGTGTCTGGGTTCGAGATCCTAGGATTCAGAAGGAGGACTTCTGGCACTCTTATATCGACTATGAGATATGTATTCAT aCCAATAGTATGTGTTTTACAATGAAAACATCCTGTGTGAGAAGAAGGTATAGAGAATTTGTGTGGCTGAGGCAGAGACTCCAAAGTAATGCATTACTGGT aCAACTGCCAGAACTTCCATCTAAAAACCTGTTTTTCAACATGAACAATCGCCAGCATGTAGATCAGCGCCGTCAGGGTTTGGAAGATTTCCTCAGAAA gGTTCTACAGAATGCACTTCTGCTTTCAGATAGCAGCCTTCACCTCTTCCTGCAAAGTCATCTGAATTCAGAAGACATCGAGGCATGTGTTTCTGGGCAGACTAAGTACTCTGTAGAAGAAGCAATTCACAAGTTTGCCTTGATGAACAGACGTTTCcctgaagaagaggaaggaaaaaaagaaaacgatATAGATTATGATTCAGAAAG ttcATCCTCTGGGTTTGGACATAGTAGTGATGACAGCAGTTCGCACGGATGTAAGATGAGCACAGCTCCGCAGGAAtcctga